One window of the Rhinoraja longicauda isolate Sanriku21f chromosome 2, sRhiLon1.1, whole genome shotgun sequence genome contains the following:
- the idi1 gene encoding isopentenyl-diphosphate Delta-isomerase 1 isoform X2: MPEINMDNLDAKQVKLLAELCILIDENDVKTGADTKRNCHLNENINKGLLHRAFSVFIFNNEGKLLLQQRSDAKITFPGCFTNTCCSHPLSTAAEMEEKDALGVRRAAQRRLKEEFGIPMQQVPLEEMNYLTRIHYKAQSDGIWGEHEIDYIIFMQKDVTLQPDPNEIKSHCYVTKEELKDLLEKAENKEVKITPWFKLIAEKFLYTWWDSLHNLKQFVNHEEIHRM, encoded by the exons ATGCCAGAAATAAACATGGACAACCTGGATGCAAAACAGGTCAAGCTCTTGGCTGAATTGTGCATCCTGATAGATGAGAATGATGTAAAAACCGGAGCAGACACAAAGAGGAATTGTCATCTTAATGAAAACATTAATAAAG GTTTGCTTCACAGAGCCTTCAGTGTTTTTATCTTCAACAATGAGGGGAAGCTTTTGCTGCAACAGAGGTCTGATGCAAAGATCACTTTCCCAG GTTGCTTTACAAACACTTGCTGCAGTCATCCTCTTAGCACTGCAGCAGAAATGGAAGAGAAGGACGCGCTTGGTGTAAGACGAGCTGCCCAGCGCAGATTAAAAGAGGAGTTTGGCATCCCTATGCAACAG GTCCCTTTAGAAGAGATGAATTACTTGACCCGCATTCACTACAAGGCTCAGTCTGATGGGATCTGGGGAGAACATGAAATTGACTACATAATATTTATGCAGAAGGATGTAACGTTGCAACCGGACCCTAATGAGATCAAAAGTCATTGCTACGTGACAAAAGAGGAATTGAAGGACCTGTTAGAAAAAGCAGAAAACAAGGAAGTGAAAATCACACCATGGTTCAAACTTATTGCTGAGAAGTTTCTCTATACATGGTGGGACAGTCTGCATAACCTGAAGCAGTTCGTAAATCATGAGGAAATCCACCGAATGTAG
- the idi1 gene encoding isopentenyl-diphosphate Delta-isomerase 1 isoform X1, which produces MMRALLTGSRRGATGCLGLGQSQRRAAAPRTLGAVATAAPPATQPSLHRAYSSLAHQPSWYIGKRSTATMPEINMDNLDAKQVKLLAELCILIDENDVKTGADTKRNCHLNENINKGLLHRAFSVFIFNNEGKLLLQQRSDAKITFPGCFTNTCCSHPLSTAAEMEEKDALGVRRAAQRRLKEEFGIPMQQVPLEEMNYLTRIHYKAQSDGIWGEHEIDYIIFMQKDVTLQPDPNEIKSHCYVTKEELKDLLEKAENKEVKITPWFKLIAEKFLYTWWDSLHNLKQFVNHEEIHRM; this is translated from the exons ATGATGCGGGCGCTGCTGACTGGCTCGCGCCGTGGGGCCACCGGCTGCCTGGGTCTGGGTCAGAGCCAGCGCCGGGCTGCAGCTCCCCGGACACTGGGCGCTGTAGCAACAGCCGCCCCCCCGGCCACACAACCATCACTACACCGTGCATACAGCTCGCTGGCACACCAGCCTTCCTG GTATATTGGAAAGAGGAGCACAGCAACCATGCCAGAAATAAACATGGACAACCTGGATGCAAAACAGGTCAAGCTCTTGGCTGAATTGTGCATCCTGATAGATGAGAATGATGTAAAAACCGGAGCAGACACAAAGAGGAATTGTCATCTTAATGAAAACATTAATAAAG GTTTGCTTCACAGAGCCTTCAGTGTTTTTATCTTCAACAATGAGGGGAAGCTTTTGCTGCAACAGAGGTCTGATGCAAAGATCACTTTCCCAG GTTGCTTTACAAACACTTGCTGCAGTCATCCTCTTAGCACTGCAGCAGAAATGGAAGAGAAGGACGCGCTTGGTGTAAGACGAGCTGCCCAGCGCAGATTAAAAGAGGAGTTTGGCATCCCTATGCAACAG GTCCCTTTAGAAGAGATGAATTACTTGACCCGCATTCACTACAAGGCTCAGTCTGATGGGATCTGGGGAGAACATGAAATTGACTACATAATATTTATGCAGAAGGATGTAACGTTGCAACCGGACCCTAATGAGATCAAAAGTCATTGCTACGTGACAAAAGAGGAATTGAAGGACCTGTTAGAAAAAGCAGAAAACAAGGAAGTGAAAATCACACCATGGTTCAAACTTATTGCTGAGAAGTTTCTCTATACATGGTGGGACAGTCTGCATAACCTGAAGCAGTTCGTAAATCATGAGGAAATCCACCGAATGTAG